The Obesumbacterium proteus DNA window AATATAAGCCCACTTAGGTGGGCTTTTTGTTGCCTAAAACCTCTTCAGCCACTCTATCTAGTATCATTTTTATCTTTTCCATATCTAGCTGATCTTTATCGATTGTATCCTTACCAGAAATGGCGTCTTGAAGTATCTGGACTATCTCCGAGTTCATCGATCTGCCATTTTGCTTGGCTCTTTCTGCTATGTCATCACGTAATCCATCAGGCATCCTGACAGTAAATCTTTCAACAAAAGCTGGGTTTTCTTTATCGGTCATTTTCTTCAGCCATAATTATTTGTGCAAAATACAGTAGCATCATATTGACATCATCCACAATGACATCATAATGGTGTCAGGCATCAAAATGATGTCACACATAAAAGGAGAGGGTAAATGCAAGATGTACTTTATACCGGACGCAAGAACGATAGTTTCCAGCTTCGCTTGCCTGAACGCATGAAAGAAGAGATTCGCCGCATGGCAGAGATGGATGGTATTTCAATTAACTCTGCGATTGTGCAGCGCTTGGCTCGTTGCCTGAGAGAGGAGAGGGCGAATGGTCAGTAAAAATGGCGAAACCCCGCAGCGCGCTAACACAAACGGGGTTTCTAAGTCAGTAACCGTATGCAAGGAAACCAACATGAACAGCATACAGAACAAAGAATTAACTTTCCACAATACCAACTTCTCCTACATGGAGATGGCAGGGCAAATCTGGCTGACAGCCGCAGAAGTTGGTGAAGCGCTTGGGTACTCTGATGATAAAGCAATCCATCGTCTTTATCGCAAACATGCAGATGAATTTACAGTTAATATGACAGGGGTGGTTAAAGTGACCACCCCCGGTGGAGTACAGGATTCTAGGGTTTCTCACTTCGGGGCGCACATCTAATGGGGATGTTTTCACGCACCACGGTTGCCAAGGAGTTCCGCCGCTGGGTACTGGATATTCTGGATCGCGAAGTGGCGCAGGGGAACGTTAATCCTATCTTTAATTATGGAATGGATTTCTTTGATAAGTATCGCTGGATAGTTGGCGACAAGGCATTGAATGCGCCTTGGTTCTATTCACCAGAGATGCTTACAACAAACGGAGATTACCCGAACCCATGCGGGCGACTGCTGGCAGATATGAAGAATGCAGGTTACTCGGTTGAAGCGGCTATCTTCCAGCTAAAAGCA harbors:
- a CDS encoding Arc family DNA-binding protein, translated to MQDVLYTGRKNDSFQLRLPERMKEEIRRMAEMDGISINSAIVQRLARCLREERANGQ